The following is a genomic window from Moorella sp. Hama-1.
ACACCTGGTAATCCCCCAGCCCAGCGTCTTCCTGAAAGAACAGCAGCCGCCGTCAGCGGCCGTTGTCCTGAAGCTGAAGCCCCTGGCCCGGCTGAAGCCGGAGCAGGTAAAGGGTATCATGGAGCTCATTGCCGCCAGCGTACCCGGCCTGAAGCTAGAGAACATCCGGGTAATCGACATGTACGGCAACGTCCTGAGCGACGGCATAGCTGACAGCCAGACCGCCCCCATCGGCCAGAAGCAGCAGACCCAAATGGAGTTGAAGCGGCAGTACGAAAAGGACCTGGAGCAGCGGCTGCAGTCCATGCTGACCCAGATCCTGGGGCCAGGGAAGGCCGTGGCCATGGTGACGGCCGACCTGAACTTTGACCAGCAGGAAATCAACCAGACCACCTGGGGCAAGCAGGGGGCCCTCCGGAGCGAGCAGATAAAAACGAGCCAGGGGACTACCGGCGGGGGCGCCGCCGGCGCCGCCGGGACGCCGGCCAACAACCAGCCGCCCGGCTACCTGGCCGTCAACCCTGCCACTGGCAACTATAACACGAGTGATACCGTCCACAACTACGAGCTGGATAAAACCGACACCCATACCGTTGTCGCCCCGGGGCAGGTCCGGCGCCTGTCCACCTCCGTGGCCGTCAACGGCCCAGTTACCCCGGCCGTAAACGCCCAGATCCAGCAAATCGTCAGCGCCGCCGTGGGGTACCAGCCGGCCCGGGGTGACCAGATTAACGTTACCAGTATGCCCTTTGATAACTCCCTGCAGCAACAGATGGCCGCCGACCAGGCTGCCCTGCAGCAGCGCCAGCAGATGCTGCGCCAGTACATCCTCTGGGGAACGGTAGGGCTGGCGGCCCTGGCCCTACTGGTGACCCTCATCGTTCTCCTGGTGCGGCGCCGGCGCCAGGCGGCTCCAGAGCCCCAGTTCGCAACTCAACCTTTGCCGGCCGGCGTGCCTGTTGAACCTCTGGAGGTGGAACCGCTGGAACCTGTGGAGCCGGTATCACCGGAGGACCTGGAAAAACAGCGCCAGGAAGCCAAGCGCAAGGCCAAACAAGAGCGGCTGCAAGAGATCATTCGCCAGCGGCCGGAGGACGTGGCTTTATTACTCCGGGCCTGGCTGGCCGAGGATTAGAGGTGGCTCGATTGGCGAAGCAAAAGGCCCTGACCGGGCTGGAGAAGGCAGCTATTTTCCTGATTACCGTCGGCCCGGAGCTGTCGTCTCTGATCCTGAAGCAGATGGGCCAGGAGGAAATTGAACGCCTTACTTATCAAATCGCCAACACGACTTCCGTTGACCCGGCGACCAAGCAACAGATCATCGATGAGTTTCTGGAGCTTAACGACGCCCAGCAGTTTATGCTCCAGGGGGGCATCAAGTACGCCCGGGAGGTTCTGGAGAAAGCCGTCGGCCCGGCCCGGGCGGCAGAGATTATCAAAAAGCTCCTGGCCACCTCCAAGATTCGTCCCTTTAACATGGTCCGCAAGGCCGACCCCAAGCAGCTGATCAACTTCATCTATAACGAGCACCCCCAGACCATCGCCCTCATCCTGGCTTACCTGGAACCGGAGCAGGCCTCGGTGATCCTGGGAGCCCTCCCCGACCAGTTGCAGGCCGATGTGGCCAAGAGAATCGCCATTATGGAGCGCACCTCGCCGGAGACGGTGCGCGAACTGGAGGGCATCCTGGAGCAGCGCCTGTCCTCGGTGGTCGACCAGGACTTCGCCGTCGCCGGCGGGGTCAAGAGTTTGGTCGACATCCTGAACCGGGCCGACCGGGGTACGGAGCGGACCATTCTAGAATCCCTGGAGCAGGACGACCCCGAACTGGCCGACGAGATTAGGAAGCGCATGTTTGTCTTTGAGGACATCCTGACCCTGGACGACAACTCCATCCGCCGCGTCCTGCGGGAGGTTGACCTTAAAGACCTGGCCCTGGCCCTCAAGGCGGCCAGTGAAGATGTGGCCAGCCGGATCTACCGCAACCTCTCCAAGCGGGCCGGGGAAATGCTCAAAGAGGATATTGAGTACATGGGTCCGGCGCGCCTGCGGGACGTAGAAGAGGCCCAGCAGCGGATTGTCCAGATTATCCGCCGCTTAGACGAAGCCGGCGAGATTATCATCGCCCGGGGAGGCGAAGACGCCATTGTGGTGTAGGGTGCTGAAAGAAACCAGGCCCACCAGGGAGGAAAGGGTTATTCCCTTGCGGGTCCTGCGGCTGGTGCCGCCGCCAGAGGCGGCTGCACCCGGTGATCAGGCTGATGCGGCTAATCCGGCTGCAGCTAAAGCGGAAGCCGCGACAGCCGAGGCCCGGGCGCAGGTGGCGGCCGCCCGGGAAGAGGCTGCTGCCATCTTAGCCCGGGCCCGCCAGGAGGCGGAGGAGATTAAGGCCGGAGCCCTGGCGGAGCGGGAGCAGGCCCTGGCCGCGGGCCGGGCCGCCGGTCAGGAGCAGGGCTACCAGGAAGGCCTGGCCCGGGCTGAGGAAGAAGCCGCCGCCATCCGCCGGGAGGCGGATAACCTGCGGGAGGAGGCCGGCCAGGTCTTGGCGGAAGCGCAGCGCAGTTACCAGGAAACCATCGCCGCCGCCGAAGGAGCGATCATTGACCTGGCCCTGACCATCGCCGCCCGGGTCGTCGGTCGGGCCGTGGAACTGCGGCCCGACCTGATCCTGGAGATTGCCCGCCCGGCCATCCGCCAGGTGGCCGAAGGCCAGCATTACCTGATTTATGCCGCCCCGGCTGCCGCCGCGGTCATCCGGGAGCATCGCCAGGAACTCCTGGCCGAGGCGGCCCCCGGCGCCCGGCTGCAGGTGTTGGCCGACCCCGGGTTTAAGGCCGGGGGCTGCCGCATCGAAACAGAAAATGGCTTTGTCGACGCCAGCGTCGACACCCAGTTAGAAGAAGTGAAGAAGATCCTCCGGGGAGGTGACCGGCAGTGAGCCTGGCCCCGGATCTCACCCCTTACAAAGAGCGCCTGGCCGGAGCCAGCCTCTGGCTCCGGGGTGGCAAGGTCACCCGGGTGACGGGCCTGACCATTGAGTGCCGGGGCCTGAAGGCGGCCGTCGGCGAACTCTGCCAGATCTACAACAACGGCTCGGGGCCCATTGTGGCCGAAGTGGTGGGCTTCCGGGAGGAAGTGACCCTCCTCATGCCCCTGGGGGAGCTGGAGGGCATCGGTCCCGGCTGCCGGGTCATGGCCACCGGCCGCGGCCACTACATCCACGTGGGAGCCGGGTTTCTGGGCCGGGTCCTGGACGGCCTGGGCCGCTCCCTGGACGGCACCCTCCTGGTGGGGGGTGACCCCCAGCCGGTCAACAACCGGCCGCCCAACCCCCTGGCCCGGCGGCGGATCAAAGAGGTCCTGGCTACGGGGGTCAAGGCTATTGACGCCCTCCTGACCGTCGGCTGCGGCCAGCGGGTAGGCATCTTCGCCGGCAGCGGCGTGGGTAAGAGCACTCTTCTGGGGATGATCGCTCGCCACAGCACCGCCGATATCAACGTCATCGCCCTCATCGGCGAACGGGGCCGGGAGGTGCGGGACTTTATCGAGGGCGACCTGGGGCCGGAGGGCCTGGCGCGGTCCATCGTCGTGGCTGCCACCTCGGACCAGCCGGCCCTGGTGCGGATCAAGGGCGCCTTTACCGCCACGGCCATCGCCGAGTACTTCCGCGACCGGGGTAAAAACGTCCTGCTGATGATGGACTCCCTCACCCGTTTCGCCATCGCCCAGCGGGAGGTGGGCCTGGCCATCGGCGAACCGCCTACGACCCGGGGCTATACCCCCTCGGTCTTCGCCTCCCTGCCCAAACTGGTGGAACGGGCCGGCAACAGCGAGGCTGGCTCCATTACCGGCCTGTATACAGTCCTGGTGGAGGGGGACGACATGAACGAGCCCGTGGCCGATACCGTCCGCGGCCTCCTGGACGGCCACATCGTCCTGTCCCGCCAGCTGGCGGCCCGGAACCACTACCCGGCCATTGACGTCCTCCAGAGCATCAGCCGTCTCATGCCGGAGATTACCTCTGCGGAGCAGCGGGAGCAGGCCGGCCGGCTGCGGGACCTCCTGGCGGCCTACGAAGAAGCGGCCGATTTGATTGAAATCGGCGCCTACCAGGCCGGCTCCAACCCGCGGGTGGACGCGGCCCTGAAACACTATGACGCCATCCAGTCCTTCCTGCGCCAGGGCAAGGATGAATACTCCGACTATAACGCTACTCTGGCGGCCCTGGCGGGGATTTTTAGTTAGGGCCCCTTTGTTGCGCCGACGTCTTCGTTTAAACCTCATCCAGCCAGGAGCATTGCCGGTTTTCTCCCCAAGGTAGAAAGGAGGAACCTATGGCCAGTTTTCAGTTTTCCCTCGAGAAGGTGCGCTCTTACCGGGCCTCCCTGGAAAAACAGCTCAAGCTGCAGCTGGCCGAGGCCCGGCGCCGCCAGGAGGAGGCCGAGGCCTGCCTGGCCCGTTACCGGGAGATGCGCGCCGGCTGCCTGGTGATCAGGGGAGCCGTAGCCGGGGAGGATCTCCTGCGGGAAGCCACTTATATTGAGGCCCTGGACGGACGCATCGCCGGCCAGCAGGAAGAGGTCGCCCGGGTGAGCCAGGTTGTGAACGAGCGGCGGGACCAGGTCCAGGAGGCTATGCAGGAGCGCAAGGTCCTGGACCGCCTGCGGGAGCGCCAGCTCCAGGCCTACCGGTACGTCGTGACCCGTGAAGAGCAGAAGCAGATTGATGAAACGGCCGGTAACCGCTACTTCCGGGGGATGGCGGAGTAGCTGCATCATATTTTTCGGCGAAAGGAGGTGAAATCATGACCGTGGAATCGTTGGTAAGAACTAACAATACCATCTCCCCCCTGCCGGCAGCTCGCAGCCGGGGCCGGTACGGGGAAGGAGCCGGAGACTTCGGTTCCCTCCTGGCAGGTCTCCTGCAGCAGGCGTCTTCATTCATGCCGGCCGGCGGCCTGGCGGCGGCCTATGGGGAACAGCCGTACCTACCGAATGACCCCCAGCCAGGGGAATACAGGCCGGACCGCTCCGCACCTAGACCGGGAGAAGAAGCTTATTCCCGACCGGAAGCCGGCGCCTGGAGCCGGGTTGAGGACCTGGGCAATAGCTATGACGGCAGGGATGAACAAACCATAGCGGCCGGGTCCCGGGGCCGGGAAGAAGTAGCAACTACACAGGGTACCCGGGCCGGCGAGGCGCAACCCGCCTCCGCCGGGGAGAAGGACCAAACTCCGGCAGGGGGGGAGAAGGCATCCAGCCAGGCCGGTAATCTCAGGGGAAGCGGGGGCCAGAAGCCAGCTGCCGACCAGGTTGGCAAAGCCGGGAAAAATGGTGACGACCAAGGAAAAGCTGCCGGCTCCGAAGGCACCAGCGGTGCTGCCCCTGCAGACCAGGAAGCGGCAACTGGTAGCAGCAAATCCCCGGCAACTGTAAGTTCAGCCGGTAAAACCGGAACGCCTGGCACTAAAGGGCCCGGCACTATCGGGCAGGCCGGCAACAGTGACGATCTGAACGGGACGGCCGGGAAGCAGGCCGGCCCCGAAGCCCTTAGTACGCCAACCACGGCCGGCCACCAGCCGGAACTAAAAGGGAAAACCGTCCCGGGCAAGGCAGGCCTGGACGGCCAAACCCCAACGCCGGCAGCGGGAGCCGGCCAGCCAGGAGAGCAACAATCCGTAGCTGGGAATATGGCTAGGAACGGCCTGAACTCGGCCACCGCTAAACCAGATGCATCCCTTGCACCAGGTACAACAGCTAAAGTAGGCGGTGAAGCCGGAACAAATGCGCCAACCGCCGGGACCGGGGCAAACCCCGTTACCGCTGGTGTGGCGCCGGCCAGGGGCGACAGGGCCGGTAGTCCCGTAGGTGTAGGCAGTCACGGCAATACCGTTAATACCGACAGTACTGGTAAGGCCGACACCGCCGCAGGTAGCCAGACCTTAATTCCCGGCAGCCAGCCGGCTGTGAGGGACGGCCCCTTAGCGGCGCCTGGGCTGGCCAACCAGGGCGCAGCGGTAATAGCCGGCCAGGCCGGCACAGCCGGTGGTAGCGCCGGCAACCGGGGTTTCGCCAGCCACCAGGAGCCAGGGGAGATCCTCCCCGGTAGCGGCTTCGGGGCTACGGGCGGCGGCCAGGCGCCGGCGGGAACGGTGAGCTTCGCGGCGGTGCTGGGGGGACATAACCAACCAGCCAGCGGCCCGGCAGCCGGGGTGACCAATCTGCCGGAGGTCATTGCCAGCACTCTAACGGCGGCCCGCCTGGCCCGCACCGGCAGCCAGCGGGAGCTGGAACTCCAATTGCAGCCGGAGAACCTGGGGACGTTAAAGCTACGGGCTTCCCTGGAAGGAGGCCGGATGATCCTCCACTTGCTGGTGGAGAGCAGCGAGGCGGCCCGGGCCCTCCAGGCGGCGGTGCCGGAAATGCGCCAGGCCGTAGCCGGCCAGGGTTTACGCCTGGACCAGGTACAGGTGCAGGTCGGCGGCGACGGCCAGGCAGGTGATAACCAGAACGGCGGTAATGGAGGCTATCACCAGGGTAGCGGCAGGCAGCCCCAGTCACCGCTGTGGCCGGAGACCGCTGTAACCAGGGACACTACCGGCAATTACCGCCTGAACTACCTGGCCTGAAACGTTTTGGCAAAGATATTGAGTATCTTGTGGAAGGGAGTATTTACATGAACGTCGGTGGCGTAACGGCGGCTGCCAGTCAGGCAGCAACGGGCACAACGACCACGGTGCCCAATAAGGGTCTGGGTAAAGACGATTTCCTGAAGCTCCTGGCGGCCCAGCTGGAGAACCAGGACCCTTTGAGCCCCATGAGCAACACCGATTTTATCGCCCAGATGGCCCAGTTCAGCGCCCTGGAACAGATGAACAACCTCAATGACAGTTTTAACCGGGTCCAGCAGGAACTGCAGGCAGCTTTAGCCCTGCAGGCGGTATCTTTAATCGGCAAAGAGGTAACGGCCACAGTAAACGAGCAGACCCTGCAGGGCACGGTGGAGAAGGTCAACCTGGCCGGGGACGGGGCCGTGCTGACGGTCAACGGGCAGCAGGTGCCCTTGAGCGCCGTGACCGAGGTCGGCCCGGCGGCACCCACTAGTCCGGCTACACCAACTGGCCCGGGGGCAGCCCCTACCCAACCTTGAGCACCGGCCCGGTTCCAGGTAGCAGGACAGGGGGAACTACCCCCCCACCTTAATCACGGGTTATATTTTTATTCACGGCCCCATTCAAAGGGGCGCATGGGTTTAAGCCATTGATTTAAAGGCACTGAACAGACGGTAGTTGGCAAGAGCAGATTAACTGCAGGATAACTCCTGCAGGCAGGTGATTTAAGGGTGAGTGCTATCGAATTACGAGGGTTGACACCTGTAGCACCGCCAGGGCCCGGTACAGCCCCGAGCAGGCGAGTAGGGGAGCAGCCGGCAAAGAGCCGGCAGGCCCCTGGAGGTTTCCAGGCCGTCCTCCAGGAGAAGATGGCGGGCCTGAAGTTCTCCCGCCATGCCAGCGAGCGCCTGGAGAACCGGCAGATAAGTCTCTCACCGCAGCAGATGGCCCGCCTGGAAGAGGGCATAACCAGGGCCGCCGGCAAAGGGGCGCGGGAGTCCCTGGTCCTGCTGGACGACCTGGCCCTGGTGGTCAGCGTCAAGAACCGCACCGTCATCACCGCAGCTAACAGGCAGGACCTGCGGGAAAACGTCTTTACCAATATCGACAGCGCCGTTTTACTATGAGCCAGTGCCACTTTTGCGCGTTACCTTTTCATGGGCCGGACCCCGATAGGGAGGCCCACCGGCCGCCGATTGACCGAGGCGGCTAATCAGGAAAGGGGTAATTTAACCATGATGCGTTCACTTTATTCCGGTGTATCTGGATTGCGTACCCACCAGACCCGCATGGACGTTATCGGCGACAACATCGCCAACGTAAATACGGTGGGCTTCAAAAGGAGTGCCGTGACCTTTAAGGATGTCTTCTACCAGACCCTGCGCGGCGGCTCGGCTGGATCTGCGAACGCGAGCCCTGCTGGCCTGGGCGGCACCAACCCCCAACAAATAGGTTTGGGCGTAACTATGAACAGCATCGATGTAATTCATACCCAGGGTGCTGCGGCTCCGACAGGTAATGGGACCGATCTTATGATCCAGGGGGACGGGTTCTTCAGAGTTTCACCTGATGGTGGAACTACTATATATTATACCCGGGCGGGAGCGTTTCATTTTGACGACAAAGGCTATTTAGTAAATGCTGATGGGATGCAGGTTCTAGATACTCAGAGCACTCCAAAACCAATACAGATTGCCGATATGGCAGATCCCGATAAAATGCCCCAGAGTTATAGCATTGATAAGATGGGCTTTGTCCATTATGTAGACAGTACCGGTGCTGCTAAAACTCTTACCTATCCAATTAGCATAGCAAAATTCTCTAATCCGGTAGGTTTAGAAAAGGTTGGCCAGAACCTTTATCGGGAAACAGCAAGTTCTGGTGCTCCAGGTAATGATTTATCACCGGGTAAAGGTGCGCTCGCCAACACCTCCATCATCCCCTCGGCCCTGGAGATGTCCAACGTCGACCTGGCGCAGGAGTTCACCGATATGATCATCACCGAGCGCGGCTTCCAGGCCAACGCCCGGACCATCACCACCTCCGATCAGATGCTCCAGGAGCTGGTGAACCTGAAGCGGTAACATTTGCGGCGAGATTTCCTGAAGGAAAAAGCAGAGGTTAGCCGGGCGGGGCGGGTTCCCGGCAGGGTAACCGCTGGGAACCCCTTCTTTCACCGGTCGGGAGGGAAATTTTACGACCGGAATTCTGCAGCCAGTTCCATGCTATTTTTGGTGGAGGTGGGGCAAAGGTTTAAATCCGAAACGGGCGCGGCCGGTTTCGACAGCCAATCCCATTTCCCATTTCAAACCTCTCACATCTATTTAGGGGGCGTAGAACATGATCAAGGTCACCACCCTGGATAAGCGGGAAATGGTCCTCAACGCGGAACTTATCGAGCGCATCGAAAGCGTCCCCGAGACGGTTATAACCCTGACCAGCGGTAAAAAGATCCTAGTGACCCAGACGGCGGAGGAGATTATGGAACTGGTGATAGCCTACCGACGCCGGGTTCTCCAGCCGGTCGACTCCCGGGATGAGGTGAAGTAGAGATTGCGGCGTATTGATTTTATGACCATTGCCGGTATAGTCGCCGGTATCGGCCTCATGGGCGGCGCCCTGATCATGGGGGGCAACCCCAAACTCTTCTGGAACGTCCCCTCCCTGATGGTCACCGTCGGCGGTTCCTTTGCCGCCGTGCTGATCAACTTCAGCTTCCAGGACGTGAAGAACGTCTTCGGCACCGTCAGGCAGGCCTTCACCACCGACCTCATGGACCCGGAGGAGCTCATCGACCTTTTTAGTGAGCTGGCCCGCAAGGCCCGGCGAGAGGGTCTCCTGGCCCTGGAGGATGACGCCAGCCGCCTGGACGACCCCTTCTTCACCAAGGGCATCCAGATGATGGTCGACGCCATGGAACCGGAGATGATCCGGCAGATCCTGGAGACGGATATGGCCTACATGGCCCGCCGCCACGAGATTGGCTACGGCATCTTTAAAACCTGGGGGAATCTCGCCCCTTCCTTCGGCCTTATCGGCACCCTCATCGGCCTGGTGCAGATGCTGGCTAAACTGGATAAACCGGAGACCCTGGGCCCCAGCATGGCCCTGGCCCTCATCACCACTTTCTACGGTGCCATCATGGCCTATATGATCTTCATCCCCCTGGCCGGGAAACTGAGCCTGCGCAGCGAGCAGGAGATCATGCTGCGCCAGATGATGCTGGAGGGCATCATCGCCATCCAGTCGGGGGTGAACCCGCGCATCCTGGAAGAACACCTGCGTTCCTTCCTGGCGCCGCTTAGCCAGCGGCAGCAGGCAGGGGAGGAACCTTTGCCCCGGGAAGAGGCTTACCGGGAAAGGATTTGATCGTATAGTGAGTGGTGGCTATTGCTTTAACAGCAGCGGCAAAGCGTTAATCCACCGTTAAGATTATGGCGCCACGGTAGCAGTAAGGGATCCTCTGCCGCAAGGTATAGTTGGAGGCTGCAGGTGACGGATGGTAGTTTGCGATAAACCTGCCCAATTGGGTAGTCCCTGAGTTGGACTGCTTCGACCGGAGAACAGGTTTGGGAGAGGTATAGTTTATGGCCGTTAAAAGATGGCAGAAGAAACCGGATGAAGGCGCCCCGACCTGGATGATCACCTACTCGGATCTCATGACCCAGCTGGTGGTTTTCTTCGTCCTGCTCTTTTCCTTCTCCATCATCAACCAGCAGAAATTCCAGCAGTTCATTGCTTCCTACCAGGGGATGGGGATCCTGGACGGGGGCGTGTCGCCCCTTGTCCAGACCGAGCCGGCCCCGAGCAGCTACCCCGAAAATATCCAGACCCCCGAGGCAGCTGCGGCCCTGGCCCGGGCCCAGGAGATGATGCAGACCTACCAGACGGTCAAAAACTTCCTTACGGAGAACGGCCTGGAGTCCGACGTGGAGGTCCGCTACGAGGACCGGGGGATTGCCCTGGATATTAAAGAACGCATCCTTTTTGATTCCGGCCGGGCGGATCTCAAACCAGAGGCCACCCGGTTGTTGGATAAATTAGCGGGTCTGCTGGCCCGGCTGCCCAACGCAATCAAAGTCGAGGGTTACACCGACAACCGGCCCATCCATACCGTCCAGTTCCCCACCAACTGGGAACTGTCCACAGCCCGGGCCTCCCGGGTGGTGCGTTATTTTATCGAAGAACACCACCTGCAGCCGGAACGCTTTGTGGCCATGGGTTACGGCGAGTATCATCCCCTTTACCCTAACGACTCCCCGGAACATATGGCGGAAAACCGGCGCGTAGTATTACTCCTGGGGATGACCAATAACCAGCAGACCAACGGGAAAGAGGTGTATAAGAGTGCCCCCTAGAGAAGCGGCGGAAAAGACAGCAGAAAAGGTGGTGGAGAAAAAGGAAGGCCGCGGTCAGCAGTTGTTGACCATCGTGTTACTGCTGGTGGTCCTGCTCTTAAGCGGCGGTTATGTTTATACCTTTTTCTTCAGCAACAACAGCCGCGGTATATCAGCGTCGGCGGCCAGCGCCCCGCCGGTCAACACGCAGCAGCAGAGTCTGGACAGCATCGTCGTCAACCTGGCCGATCCGGGCCTGCACCGCTACCTGCGGACTAAGATTACCCTGGAATACAACGACCCCAAGCTGGCGACGGAACTGGGCGAAAAGCTCTATCGCATCAAGGACACGGTTATCTCCGTCCTACGGAGCAAAAAGACCGACGACCTGCAGAATGAGGAAGCCTTAAAGCGGGAACTGCTGACGGCCATCAACGCCCAGTTGACCAGCGGCCAGGTCCGGGCCCTCTACTTCGAGGAGTTCCTGGTCCAGTAAGGGCCATCCAGGCGGCCGGCTACCGGACCGGCGGCTTGGCCGCCCTGGTTCACTGCCCGGTTAAGCTCCTGTGCGATGCGATATTGCCTGACTGGCAGAACTGGTTAACCTGGTGCGTCGATTATGCAGTAAGGAGAATATTTATGGGCTTAACGGACGAGGAGATTCAAAGATTGTTGCAGGCCATGGAGGCGGGGGAGGACCGGCCGCGGGTAGAGAAGGCCCGTTTTGCCCCCCTCCAGCCGGGGCCGGTGACCGGGGCGCCGGCCAGTTTTAAGCGGATCGCTGATGTGCCCCTGCGCCTGACGGCCAACCTGGGCCGGGCCCGCCTGAAGGTCAAGGAGATCCTGGACCTGAAGGAGGGTTCCCTGATTGTCCTGGATAAGCTGGCGGGTGAACCCGTGGAGCTGCTGGTCAACGGCACCCCCATGGCGAAGGGCGAGGTCGTGGTGATTAACGAGGCCTTCGGCGTCCGGATTAACACCCTGGCCGCCGGCGAGGAAGAAGGGCAAAGCCAGGATGGATCATGATCTCCTTTGGGCCCTGGTGCGGGTAGCCATCTTCCTGCCCCTGGTCGCGCTGCTGGCCTACTTGACGGTACGCCTGGGCTTCGGTCAGGCCACGGGGCTGGCGGCAGGGTCCGGCGAATTGCGGCTGATTGAACGCCTGCAACTTAGTAACAAGTCCGGGCTGGCCGTCGTCCGCTGCGGGGAGAGGTATTTCCTGGTGGGCCTGGGGGAGGGACCGCCGGCCTTGCTGGCGGAATTGCCCGATTACCCGGCGACGGCGGCGGCCGGTGACGTCAAAGTTTTTCCCGTGCAAACCCTGGACACCCGGGGGGGAGAAGATGTTTTGGCTGAGGAGAAAGAACCTGTGCTGCGCTTATT
Proteins encoded in this region:
- the fliF gene encoding flagellar basal-body MS-ring/collar protein FliF, with product MKIADIRDKLKAFWQNLTPAKRSALLAVIIAALAAAVFLVQWLARPQYAPLFANMQQQDAAAVTAKLKEMKVPYRLTGDGTTIEVPKDQLYQLRLDLANAGVLNSGQGFELFDQNKLGMTDFERNLDYQRALQEELRRTIMTMNEVEDARVHLVIPQPSVFLKEQQPPSAAVVLKLKPLARLKPEQVKGIMELIAASVPGLKLENIRVIDMYGNVLSDGIADSQTAPIGQKQQTQMELKRQYEKDLEQRLQSMLTQILGPGKAVAMVTADLNFDQQEINQTTWGKQGALRSEQIKTSQGTTGGGAAGAAGTPANNQPPGYLAVNPATGNYNTSDTVHNYELDKTDTHTVVAPGQVRRLSTSVAVNGPVTPAVNAQIQQIVSAAVGYQPARGDQINVTSMPFDNSLQQQMAADQAALQQRQQMLRQYILWGTVGLAALALLVTLIVLLVRRRRQAAPEPQFATQPLPAGVPVEPLEVEPLEPVEPVSPEDLEKQRQEAKRKAKQERLQEIIRQRPEDVALLLRAWLAED
- the fliG gene encoding flagellar motor switch protein FliG, whose protein sequence is MAKQKALTGLEKAAIFLITVGPELSSLILKQMGQEEIERLTYQIANTTSVDPATKQQIIDEFLELNDAQQFMLQGGIKYAREVLEKAVGPARAAEIIKKLLATSKIRPFNMVRKADPKQLINFIYNEHPQTIALILAYLEPEQASVILGALPDQLQADVAKRIAIMERTSPETVRELEGILEQRLSSVVDQDFAVAGGVKSLVDILNRADRGTERTILESLEQDDPELADEIRKRMFVFEDILTLDDNSIRRVLREVDLKDLALALKAASEDVASRIYRNLSKRAGEMLKEDIEYMGPARLRDVEEAQQRIVQIIRRLDEAGEIIIARGGEDAIVV
- a CDS encoding FliH/SctL family protein, with protein sequence MWCRVLKETRPTREERVIPLRVLRLVPPPEAAAPGDQADAANPAAAKAEAATAEARAQVAAAREEAAAILARARQEAEEIKAGALAEREQALAAGRAAGQEQGYQEGLARAEEEAAAIRREADNLREEAGQVLAEAQRSYQETIAAAEGAIIDLALTIAARVVGRAVELRPDLILEIARPAIRQVAEGQHYLIYAAPAAAAVIREHRQELLAEAAPGARLQVLADPGFKAGGCRIETENGFVDASVDTQLEEVKKILRGGDRQ
- the fliI gene encoding flagellar protein export ATPase FliI; this translates as MSLAPDLTPYKERLAGASLWLRGGKVTRVTGLTIECRGLKAAVGELCQIYNNGSGPIVAEVVGFREEVTLLMPLGELEGIGPGCRVMATGRGHYIHVGAGFLGRVLDGLGRSLDGTLLVGGDPQPVNNRPPNPLARRRIKEVLATGVKAIDALLTVGCGQRVGIFAGSGVGKSTLLGMIARHSTADINVIALIGERGREVRDFIEGDLGPEGLARSIVVAATSDQPALVRIKGAFTATAIAEYFRDRGKNVLLMMDSLTRFAIAQREVGLAIGEPPTTRGYTPSVFASLPKLVERAGNSEAGSITGLYTVLVEGDDMNEPVADTVRGLLDGHIVLSRQLAARNHYPAIDVLQSISRLMPEITSAEQREQAGRLRDLLAAYEEAADLIEIGAYQAGSNPRVDAALKHYDAIQSFLRQGKDEYSDYNATLAALAGIFS
- the fliJ gene encoding flagellar export protein FliJ; this encodes MASFQFSLEKVRSYRASLEKQLKLQLAEARRRQEEAEACLARYREMRAGCLVIRGAVAGEDLLREATYIEALDGRIAGQQEEVARVSQVVNERRDQVQEAMQERKVLDRLRERQLQAYRYVVTREEQKQIDETAGNRYFRGMAE
- a CDS encoding flagellar hook-length control protein FliK, with translation MTVESLVRTNNTISPLPAARSRGRYGEGAGDFGSLLAGLLQQASSFMPAGGLAAAYGEQPYLPNDPQPGEYRPDRSAPRPGEEAYSRPEAGAWSRVEDLGNSYDGRDEQTIAAGSRGREEVATTQGTRAGEAQPASAGEKDQTPAGGEKASSQAGNLRGSGGQKPAADQVGKAGKNGDDQGKAAGSEGTSGAAPADQEAATGSSKSPATVSSAGKTGTPGTKGPGTIGQAGNSDDLNGTAGKQAGPEALSTPTTAGHQPELKGKTVPGKAGLDGQTPTPAAGAGQPGEQQSVAGNMARNGLNSATAKPDASLAPGTTAKVGGEAGTNAPTAGTGANPVTAGVAPARGDRAGSPVGVGSHGNTVNTDSTGKADTAAGSQTLIPGSQPAVRDGPLAAPGLANQGAAVIAGQAGTAGGSAGNRGFASHQEPGEILPGSGFGATGGGQAPAGTVSFAAVLGGHNQPASGPAAGVTNLPEVIASTLTAARLARTGSQRELELQLQPENLGTLKLRASLEGGRMILHLLVESSEAARALQAAVPEMRQAVAGQGLRLDQVQVQVGGDGQAGDNQNGGNGGYHQGSGRQPQSPLWPETAVTRDTTGNYRLNYLA
- a CDS encoding flagellar hook capping FlgD N-terminal domain-containing protein gives rise to the protein MNVGGVTAAASQAATGTTTTVPNKGLGKDDFLKLLAAQLENQDPLSPMSNTDFIAQMAQFSALEQMNNLNDSFNRVQQELQAALALQAVSLIGKEVTATVNEQTLQGTVEKVNLAGDGAVLTVNGQQVPLSAVTEVGPAAPTSPATPTGPGAAPTQP
- a CDS encoding TIGR02530 family flagellar biosynthesis protein, coding for MSAIELRGLTPVAPPGPGTAPSRRVGEQPAKSRQAPGGFQAVLQEKMAGLKFSRHASERLENRQISLSPQQMARLEEGITRAAGKGARESLVLLDDLALVVSVKNRTVITAANRQDLRENVFTNIDSAVLL
- a CDS encoding flagellar hook-basal body complex protein, yielding MMRSLYSGVSGLRTHQTRMDVIGDNIANVNTVGFKRSAVTFKDVFYQTLRGGSAGSANASPAGLGGTNPQQIGLGVTMNSIDVIHTQGAAAPTGNGTDLMIQGDGFFRVSPDGGTTIYYTRAGAFHFDDKGYLVNADGMQVLDTQSTPKPIQIADMADPDKMPQSYSIDKMGFVHYVDSTGAAKTLTYPISIAKFSNPVGLEKVGQNLYRETASSGAPGNDLSPGKGALANTSIIPSALEMSNVDLAQEFTDMIITERGFQANARTITTSDQMLQELVNLKR
- a CDS encoding flagellar FlbD family protein, producing the protein MIKVTTLDKREMVLNAELIERIESVPETVITLTSGKKILVTQTAEEIMELVIAYRRRVLQPVDSRDEVK